The Artemia franciscana chromosome 13, ASM3288406v1, whole genome shotgun sequence genomic sequence TtctaccaaggtaaatgaagctgtccACATGATCAATCATTTTTTTGCcgaatgtcaccttttcatcttcacttattcttagccttaatgacttagtcttcttaacacttattttcaaacctattctagtaccctgaactcgtaaagcctctaaaagttcattcatttcgCACACTTTCATCCAGGATGCTTAAAGTCCAGGagcatttttcctccccatttgattctgtggtctcccattgcctttcctgtgcttcttaagacaaaatccatcaaaaggatccatataaagggcgataaaacacaaccctgcttaaatcCTGACTTAATATGGAGCCAGCTACTGACCCCAtatcctaccttaaccgcagcaatgttattctcgtacatagcactaatcacctTATTGCATTTATCTGGTTTACCATACAAagataaaacctttgctaaagctcttctatcaacagaaacGAACGCTTGATCATAATCTGTAAAACTGAgtaccaaaggtgtttgataactcaggcacttcccGACTagtaacctaagagtgaaaatttggtcgacaaatcctctaccttttctaaaaccgcactgttttGTACAGcgtctctcagtctaaaaagtatcatattactaagtaactTGCtatctacagagaccagactaatgcctcgatagtTACTACACTCATAATTaccctgatcaaaattttggaaacccTACTTTAATTGTGCTAGGCCTCAATgtgtgacttttttttttcagtcagtcTTTCTACCTTTTGCTTGATTATGGAGTGCATATTAGAAAGGAAATAATGACAAAGCCTCTGCATCAACTTTGCGAAAGTGTTTATTCATTGCTATAATTCAATTTTAGTGCCAAATTCGAGGGTCTTAAAAACTCTTCAAGGTTCACTGAGAGGTTTTTTCGCTGCATTAACACTCCCATCCTCTAAATCTAACTGGCTCTTTCTATGAAATTTTAGACCAATTAGGGCATCAAAATTTACCAAGTACACTGTTTTTCTTATGTGACctatatgacttttttttttattatagtttgcAATACAAGGTCTATTccgttttacttgttttaaagagTTGTATACAAAGTTTTTCTGAGCGAATTCCATATCAAGTATTTTTTGGGTGGGTGGACGTGGGGGATCTGCCTAAAAACaatttctagataattcaacTGAAACTTATTACCgtcaagaaaaatttaagtgGTTTTCTCTATTCAACAGGTTATTGAAAGCGAGGAAAATACTATTCGATTTCTCACTGTACCTGTTGAAGTCCATGACGAGTGCGTATGCCAAGAATTATGTAACAGAAGGTGTCCGCCAGGATTTACACTTGATTCAACTTCATGCACCTGTCTTTGCACTAGAGATTGTGGAAGCACTGGTATACTAGATTCAGCGAAATGCACTTGTAAGCCGCAGTGTGCGATTTACTGCAATTACCCATTCATAAAGAATGAAGAGGAATGTCGATGCGAGTGTGGACTGACGCAGTCAAGGTGTAAACCTGGAGAAGTGCTAGATTATTCTTCGTGTCGGTGTGTTTGCAATAGAGATTGTGGTCCTAATGGGGTCCTTGATGTTGAAACGTGTACATGTAAACCAACATGCACTCTGTTCTGTAATTATCCATATGTTAGGAATGAAGAAACATGTCGATGCGAGTGTGGACTGACGCAGTCAAGGTGTAAACCTGGAGAAGTGGTAGATTATTCTTCATGTCGGTGTGTTTGCAATAGAGATTGTGGTGCTAATGGGGTCCTTGATGTTGAAACGTGTACATGTAAACCAACATGCACTCTGTTCTGTAACTATCCGTATGTTAGGAATGAAGAAACATGTCGATGCGAATGTGAGCTGACGCAGTCAAGGTGTAAACCTGGAGAAGTGGTAGATTACTCTTCGTGTCGTTGTGTTTGCAATAGAGATTGTGGTCGTAATGGGGTCCTTGATGTTGAAACGTGTACGTGTAAACCAACATGCACTCTGTTCTGTAACTATCCGTATGTTAGGAATGAAGAAACATGTCGATGTGAATGTGGACTGACGCAATCAAGCTGCAGACCAGGAGAAAGTCTTGACATCTCTTCGTGTTCCTGTAGGTGTCAAAGGGATTGTGGAAGCACAGGCATTCTTGACCCACAGACATGTACATGTAGACCAAGGTGTACTTTGTTTTGTAGGTATCCATTTGTTCGGAATGATGAGGCTTGCCAATGTGAGTGCAGTTTGTCGCCATCTTCTTGCCTTGCTGGGACACGGCTCGATACTTCGCAATGCAAATGCATTGATGAATGTGATGCTCAGAGCCTATATTGTAATGCTGACCAAACTGTTGACTACAGTAAATGTGAGTGCGTCTGTAATGAGGTTCGCCAATGTCCAGGCTATGAGGTTTTTAATCGGAATACTTGTGGTTGCGAGTGTGGCTACACATTTGAGAACCCTCCTTATTGTCCTGTTGATACTAAATTCGATCCATGTGAGTGTCAATGCATGCCCGAAGATGAGTGAAATttgctgttttaatttttactaaatcTTCTGCTGTTTCATGAAAATATTCAATGTTTTCTCTATTTCTtagtttgcaaatttttttgtttttgggatACCTACTTGAATCTGGAATATATAGGGTTTGTTTCTGAACAAAGAATTTTTATGGTTCAGGGAACTGTGAGAAAAATTAGCTTTATTAGTCAGTTTAGATATTGCCGTTTTAAAAtgccattttatttttggaattaacTAAGATATTCACGAAAATATAGCAAagattattatattaaaatattgacaatctaaatcacaatatttttttggtttcatgtttttttgtgtgttggtTTATTTCTGGTTTTATCACTAGATGAAAAGGAATGCCACACTTTAGGATTTAGGGTATTGTGTAGATTTGCTTACCAGTATTTAGTATCTGTTGACCGATTTGTGTTTGTGCTTATGTAGTTTTTccattaaaacatttttaattaagatttattCTACTAATTAGTTTTGCCGATTTTCAGCAAAATTAGCAATTTATTCAAAACACATTACACTTGCCTGCAAGGACTTTTGGTGACATATAATGCGgttctaaaacaaaacaaaaatcaagtacattttttttttatccaatgcCAATTTTTTGTCAAGCAAGATGTGATCATtctgaaatacaaaaacttgtttcatGTAGATGATTAATGCAGTTTTATGTCATTTAGTATTTCCTTCTAGGagacttttttccattttgcaTTGTATATCAATTACTCGTCAATGGACTCGATGTTTTGTAGCCTATAAAATACCCATAAGGGGCAGTTGAACTGgacatgtcactccacaataaTTAGAAGGAAAAATCCATGGTGTTTTGTGAATAGGGCGCAAgtctgctttttctttttttttttaccgagaaTCAGTTAAGCATAAAGTCTGAAAGAGCTTGAAAAGATCTATTGATTTATCTATTCATTATTGCCTTATCTTTAATTCTGgccaagttacaaattttgccAAAATGGTGCAAGTCTAAATTCGTTAAAAAACATTACGCCAAAAGGGCCGAAGTCCAGTTTCTTTGTTCAAATGATGAATTTAAGCCATTCAGGCAAAACAGGAATCTCAAAATCTTTGTGTTAGtgttctttagaaaaatgtttaaatgtGTTCCAAGCACAAGGTCATTCCTAAAcgttttgaaatttattgaatTGTTTTATACCGAAGGCGAAGCATAAGTTATTGCTTTTCCGTAGGATTACGACAGacgtttttaaattgatttagaTGGGTATTTGAAGAGAATTAAACGACAGTCTGCATGACACTGTAAAGAGggatgacttttttttagtgcaaATATCATGAAGAGTGTCTATTGTTTTCTCAAGTCTATCTGCGCGTTTTGAAATACGTTTGCCGTTCGGCTAATAATCAATGGTAAAAAAAggccaaatttcaaaaatgggaGGTTTGTGAAATGAAATCTACAAAACACTCTTAAGgtaaaagataaatataaaatagagcataaaacttttgacttgtGAAATTATTTTATGCCGAATTACTGCAaaaatttacaagtttttttttttaattacaaacgaggtaatttttataataaagacTGCAGTAGGTTTTAATATTCTAAGTATTGCTTGATGAGTCGATTTATTgtagataatttattttaatggcAAACTGAAACGGTGTGTGTTTCTCTCAGAGGAAAGTcgaagtttaaaaaacaaagattccTTCAATATACctcatttattttatatttatacctACTGTTCTGCTATCTGAAATTATTTTAAGCTATATTGCCCTGTAAATGTAGGTGATGTTGAAATAGACGAAAGTCAGGTGTTTAGTTTACCTGGTTATTCTGTAGATGACTAAACAGAGTATAGTTGATgcttgttcatttctatctcaGAATTAAATGAGTTGTAGAGTATTATACCTTTTCTTATAATAcgtctttgttttaaaaattatgggTAGTTAGATTTATCTATTTCTTTTGTATAAATTACTGTTTTACAGTCTTTGTTTTAAAGTACTACGACAAATATTATAGCAGGCTAATATTTGGATCCTCGATGTAAATTAAACTGGCGAATCAAGAGCATCACAGTCAAGTTTTAATTCACAGTCTATGACTTTTTTCTTTGGACCGGACTGCAAAATaaagactattttgagaaaaaggtaTATTCCcgttttcatatatattttacttattcTGCTTCGGTACCAAAACAAggattgtattttcttttctactaaCCAAAATTCTATTCCCTAGTTTCAGACTATATTCAAGTTTTGTTTCATCTGCAGCCAATTATAAAATTAGGGTTTAAAGATCCCTTTTATACCTTTTCTAATAatttgtctttgttttaaaaattatgggTAGTTAAATTTATCTATTTCTTTTGTATAAATTACTGTTTTACAGTCTTTGTTTTAAAGTACTACGACAAATATTATAGCAGGCTAATATTTGGATCCTCAATGTAAATTAAACTGGCGAATCAAGAGCATCACAGTCAAGTTTTAATTcacattctatgactttttttctttggacCGGACTGCAAAATaaagactattttgagaaaaaggtaTATTCCcgttttcatatatattttacttattcTGCTTCGGTACCAAAACAAggattgtattttcttttctactaaCCAAAATTCTATTCCCTAGTTTCAGACTATATTCAAGTTTTGTTTCATCTGCAGCCAATTATAAAATTAGGGTTGAAGAAGCTATAAATTGTCAATTTTGAGGACAAACATCGTCAAAGAAATCAGCAGGCATTTGACTGATTGGAAATGAGTTGTGAGCACAGTAGGATCTTTGCAGTCTATTTCCAATGCTGTTTTCCGCTCTAACAAGCCAAGCTATGTTGCAATCACAAACTATTTCGTTGCCAGAAAGCGCATCTAAAAAAGTAACAGTTTTATACAAATCATGCATGGTAGTTTCATCAATTATCTTTGAAAAGTgacttctttcatttttcatagATGTGAAGTTGGATCCtacttggtttgttttttttgtttttttttttgtccttttctttaaatttttctttttgaaatttcgtttttaagttACTTTACGAACTCGTAAGCTCGTATGTTGGTGTGTAACTTGTTCTAAATCTATCCCACTCCGCtaaccataaaaatcttcctccctaattattatcttattttaatagtaataattctgaaggtcTCTGTCTCCGTtaatccaaccgttccttcattgtcctcaagtgtgtctctagttccgcccagcgatcccctatttttaaatctatacttcaatggaatataattCCCTTccgtgtcgagctatccacaagttttctaaaataacaatgtactaaactttgatattttaattctctaaatttttattcaatttgctttaattatatttctctataattatattataattataattctcgctctttctttttttttcttcatttaaaatttttgtcgttatggtcctcaacaagttcgcttcaattcaattcaatttatttattcaaataaatccCGGATCCTTATTGTTATTGGTGTTATGTTGTTGTTTATAACATAGGAACACAGTCAGTCGTAGAGGAGTTTTAGAGAttctttcttagagaatgatacaAACTTGTTCTAAACATAGGAAAACAGTCCTTCTTTGATAATTGTTagagaatttgttttttagagggatgtttcctctctttttcgaaaatcagacaattCTTCTAAATTACCTTATCAACATTAGGTATTGATGAAGATTAGTTCACACTAGGCTAGGTGGGGCATGTCTTTTAGCCCCCTCCTTCTCTCATTTTCATCGATTTTCCCAGGTTGagtttcttcatttcttttgtattttcatcttaaaaaataacgaaattccacatttttatagataggagcttcaaacatctacagtagggttctctaacaCGTTGAATCTGagggtgtaattttcattgcGATTCTTTTAcctttaggaggtgtttcctctcttttttgaaaatcaggcaatttttcGAAATTGCCTCATCACCATTAGGGAttgatgacaggttaggttacaCTAGGTTAGGTGGGGTACGTCTCTTTACTTTCTCTAATTTTCATCAATCTTTCCAGgttgaattttttagtttttttaattttttcatcgaaaaaacaacaaaattccacatttttgtagacagcaGTTTGAAACATCttcagtagggctctctgatacgcttaatctgacgatgtaattttcattgagattgtttgacttttagggggtatttcctctctttttcgaattaattaaaaaaaaactccgaaaaagaagttttctaaagaaacgTAAAGGCCATGTGAAACTTAAgatcaaaagaaatagaaacctacaataacccaaactcaaaacaactGGAAAtgactattaaagaataaatgaaattaaaaacgaacagaaattaaataaacaatcattgaaaaaaacacaacaggtactaatgtaaatgaataaataaatctcaaaacgagtaaagcttaagttgaatatgcaaatcaaccttaaagcgaacagaaatattttgctattaagGCATGAATGGAACCCAAAACGAgcggaaaataaaataaacaatcatagcaaacaaacaaacaatagttactaatataaatgagtaaataaattttgaaacgaGTGAAAGTTGAATTGAATACGAAGATctagcttgaaacgaacaaaaatctctacaaagaagagtttgggttttgcctcctccTTTCACCGTAAAAGTCTAAAAACTACTGCGTCATTgattctttactgaaaactatatgaaTCTTGAACAGTCttaaaaagtacaaataaaattaaacttaatatttgaTATGTAATGCTCTTAATTGTTGGATTGGAAGATCATCAGTTCTtcgaaaaaataagattttatttctctgtaattttattttcattttcaatgctgcaatACCTGTCTCCGGGCCCtggggggggttgtgtcgatACAGAAGTTTTCGTTATCTGCCCTTTGagctattttaaagaaatggctatctcaaaatttttatcggatgggtttggggaaaaaaggcgtGGGGGAGGACTAGTTgtcctctgatctcttttgactcttagaaagtgaactagaactttcaatttccattcaaattagccctctctaaagtttatattaGCATCCCtcccataagaaccatataccCTAAGGACATAGCATACAGCGCCCCAGGCCCTGGGGATTTGTGTCGACCCGGAGTTTTCGTTATGTCATtttagaactatttttaacataatagctgtctaaacaaatttattaaatgCGTTTGGGGGAAAAGGACATGGGGGGTAGTTGCCAAAGAATGTATTTGGATAAAAAAGGGAGTAggaggggactagttgccctcgaatctcttttgactatcaaaaactgaactagagctttcaatttcaaatcagaAAAAAGGGCGGgaaggaggggggctagttcccGTCCGATTGCTTTTGATTCTTAAGAAGTGAACTAtaactttcagtttctaatcaaGTGAGCCTtcctgaagtttatacgagcatcccatTCTTAAGAACCATATACCAGCAGGGCCTAACTTACAAGACCTGCCCCCTGGCCCTGGGaggttgtgtcgacaccggaatttttgttatatggtctttggactatttttaagatAGTGAATATCTGGAAGTTCTTATCTGATGGGTTTGAGGAAAACGGgcgtgaagggggggggggctagttcccCCACCATCTCTTTTGACTTTTCAAAAGTAaactataaatttcaatttccaatcaaataagccctctctgaaATTTACACGAGTATCCTTTCCATTAGAAcagtatatgcccccagggcataactgaCAACGCCTGCCCTTGACACCAAAGTtcttgttatctgacctttgaactattttgaaatggccatctcaaaatttttatcggatgggttttgggaaaaaagggcgtgtggggactagttgccctccgatttcttttgcctcttaaaaagtgaactagaactttcaatttccattcaaatgagccctctccaaag encodes the following:
- the LOC136034747 gene encoding balbiani ring protein 3-like isoform X2, whose translation is MDGVVASSLDKDLSRDKRQTSYYRKSSSFSRSTYTYVERVLKASSSRARDTKGFCRNPLYYGYAQDFSDTDFVREKRFQCGRDSVPDKSDWKHIYERALLIIEGCDAAKCTPREVVVKLPRNGSGLIFPDCVIAKRCEGCCGASGSCTAVKTSTKNFQVIESEENTIRFLTVPVEVHDECVCQELCNRRCPPGFTLDSTSCTCLCTRDCGSTGILDSAKCTCKPQCAIYCNYPFIKNEEECRCECGLTQSRCKPGEVLDYSSCRCVCNRDCGPNGVLDVETCTCKPTCTLFCNYPYVRNEETCRCECGLTQSRCKPGEVVDYSSCRCVCNRDCGANGVLDVETCTCKPTCTLFCNYPYVRNEETCRCECELTQSRCKPGEVVDYSSCRCVCNRDCGRNGVLDVETCTCKPTCTLFCNYPYVRNEETCRCECGLTQSSCRPGESLDISSCSCRCQRDCGSTGILDPQTCTCRPRCTLFCRYPFVRNDEACQCECSLSPSSCLAGTRLDTSQCKCIDECDAQSLYCNADQTVDYSKCECVCNEVRQCPGYEVFNRNTCGCECGYTFENPPYCPVDTKFDPCECQCMPEDE
- the LOC136034747 gene encoding balbiani ring protein 3-like isoform X1, with translation MNNGIFLLLICLSFSNGNDLSRDKRQTSYYRKSSSFSRSTYTYVERVLKASSSRARDTKGFCRNPLYYGYAQDFSDTDFVREKRFQCGRDSVPDKSDWKHIYERALLIIEGCDAAKCTPREVVVKLPRNGSGLIFPDCVIAKRCEGCCGASGSCTAVKTSTKNFQVIESEENTIRFLTVPVEVHDECVCQELCNRRCPPGFTLDSTSCTCLCTRDCGSTGILDSAKCTCKPQCAIYCNYPFIKNEEECRCECGLTQSRCKPGEVLDYSSCRCVCNRDCGPNGVLDVETCTCKPTCTLFCNYPYVRNEETCRCECGLTQSRCKPGEVVDYSSCRCVCNRDCGANGVLDVETCTCKPTCTLFCNYPYVRNEETCRCECELTQSRCKPGEVVDYSSCRCVCNRDCGRNGVLDVETCTCKPTCTLFCNYPYVRNEETCRCECGLTQSSCRPGESLDISSCSCRCQRDCGSTGILDPQTCTCRPRCTLFCRYPFVRNDEACQCECSLSPSSCLAGTRLDTSQCKCIDECDAQSLYCNADQTVDYSKCECVCNEVRQCPGYEVFNRNTCGCECGYTFENPPYCPVDTKFDPCECQCMPEDE